A section of the Virgibacillus sp. NKC19-3 genome encodes:
- the leuB gene encoding 3-isopropylmalate dehydrogenase has translation MNKQIILLPGDGVGKEIMEAAEKVLNTIASEYGHTFTFQQQKIGGDAIDYHGVPLPDNTITACQEADAILLGAVGGEKWDTLPAHLRPEKGLLGIRKTLDLFANLRPVKGFAPLLQASPLKEDVIKGSDILIIRELTGGLYFGNPSERRADGEVVVDTLHYHRDEMERIIDKGFQSARLRRNHLTSVDKANVLESSRMWREIVEEKSKDYPDVTVEHLLVDAAAMKLITQPDRFDTIVTENLFGDILSDEASVLTGSLGMLPSASIRSDGVGLYEPVHGSAPDIAGKGVVNPLGMILSVALMLRHSFGLQQEAVEIEEAVNECLEQGYHTPDLRIKDGTQVSTKEMTDMVLENLTTKSVCNRISNMYA, from the coding sequence ATGAATAAACAAATTATTCTGCTTCCGGGCGATGGCGTTGGCAAAGAAATTATGGAAGCTGCGGAAAAGGTATTAAATACAATTGCCAGTGAGTATGGCCATACGTTCACATTCCAACAGCAGAAGATCGGTGGGGATGCGATTGATTATCACGGAGTACCGTTGCCGGATAATACGATAACGGCGTGTCAAGAGGCGGATGCGATTTTACTTGGTGCTGTTGGAGGAGAAAAATGGGACACTCTTCCAGCGCATCTGAGACCTGAAAAAGGATTACTGGGGATCCGAAAGACGCTGGATTTATTCGCTAACCTCCGTCCAGTGAAAGGATTCGCTCCTTTACTGCAAGCTTCTCCATTAAAAGAAGATGTGATCAAAGGTAGTGATATTTTGATCATTCGGGAACTGACAGGTGGGCTTTATTTTGGAAATCCAAGTGAACGCCGCGCAGATGGAGAGGTAGTTGTCGATACCCTTCATTATCATCGTGATGAAATGGAGCGAATTATTGATAAAGGGTTTCAAAGTGCACGCTTAAGAAGGAACCACCTAACTTCTGTTGATAAAGCAAATGTCTTGGAATCCAGCCGTATGTGGCGTGAGATCGTAGAGGAAAAAAGCAAGGATTATCCGGATGTAACCGTAGAGCATCTGCTCGTTGATGCTGCGGCAATGAAACTTATTACACAGCCGGATCGTTTTGATACTATCGTTACGGAAAATTTATTTGGTGATATTTTAAGTGACGAGGCGTCTGTTTTAACAGGATCTCTTGGAATGCTGCCTTCTGCGAGTATACGCTCCGATGGTGTTGGACTATATGAGCCTGTTCATGGTTCAGCGCCTGACATTGCCGGTAAGGGAGTAGTGAATCCATTAGGAATGATTCTCTCCGTTGCACTCATGCTAAGGCACTCATTTGGGCTCCAACAGGAAGCAGTGGAAATAGAAGAAGCTGTTAATGAATGTCTGGAACAAGGTTATCATACGCCTGATTTGCGAATAAAAGATGGTACGCAGGTAAGTACAAAAGAGATGACGGATATGGTACTGGAAAATCTGACGACGAAAAGTGTTTGCAATCGTATTAGTAATATGTATGCCTGA
- a CDS encoding 2-isopropylmalate synthase has product MSQIKIFDTTLRDGEQSPGVNLNKLEKLEIAKQLERYGVDRIEAGFPATSEGDFNAVKTIAETLKSTSVTGLARAVKSDIDACWGALKNTKEPCVHIVIATSPIHMKYKLKQTPEEVLNTSVEMVSYASQNFSQIEWSAEDASRSDLDFLARIIEKVIDAGATVINLPDTVGYATPQEYGYMFRYMKENVPNIDRARLSCHCHNDLGMAVANSIAAVENGATQIEGAINGIGERAGNVSIEEVAVALKVRADAYKHTTGIQLDETKRTSDLVAKLTGMYVQSNKAIVGRNAFSHESGIHQDGVLKNPSTYEIITPEMVGVRSNTLFLGKHSGRHAFQDNVKKLGYDLSEEKLQEAFNEFKLLTDRKKDVTDEDLFTILMEVQTDMTKVDKYQLEMFQVQYGTANIPTATVRLKTPAGNAVETACTGTGSVEALYKTLDALIEEDLKLVDYQLNSVGGGKDALAEAHVQLEVNGEKVNGRGAAQDVIEASATAFLNGVNRYIVGQNTTLKKEVVK; this is encoded by the coding sequence ATGTCACAAATTAAAATTTTTGATACAACATTGCGGGATGGAGAGCAATCCCCCGGTGTCAATCTGAACAAGTTAGAAAAACTGGAAATCGCGAAACAGCTAGAAAGGTATGGCGTTGATCGGATAGAGGCAGGATTTCCTGCCACTTCCGAGGGCGATTTCAACGCTGTGAAGACGATTGCGGAAACGTTAAAAAGCACATCTGTTACCGGACTTGCACGTGCGGTGAAATCAGATATTGATGCATGTTGGGGTGCGTTGAAGAATACAAAGGAACCCTGTGTGCATATCGTCATAGCAACATCACCGATTCATATGAAATATAAATTAAAACAAACACCGGAGGAAGTTCTGAATACGTCCGTAGAAATGGTTTCTTATGCCAGTCAAAACTTTTCCCAAATTGAATGGTCGGCAGAAGATGCATCGCGATCTGATTTAGATTTTCTAGCCAGGATCATTGAAAAAGTTATCGATGCTGGGGCAACTGTTATTAATCTTCCGGATACGGTCGGTTATGCAACACCACAAGAATATGGGTACATGTTCCGCTATATGAAAGAAAACGTACCAAATATAGACCGTGCACGACTATCTTGTCACTGTCATAATGATTTGGGGATGGCTGTTGCAAATTCCATTGCTGCAGTTGAAAATGGTGCAACGCAAATAGAAGGCGCTATTAATGGAATCGGGGAACGAGCCGGGAATGTATCAATAGAAGAAGTAGCCGTTGCCCTGAAAGTACGTGCTGATGCTTATAAGCACACGACCGGGATCCAATTAGATGAAACAAAACGTACAAGTGATTTAGTGGCTAAGTTGACGGGAATGTATGTGCAGTCGAATAAGGCGATTGTTGGTCGTAATGCTTTTTCCCACGAATCTGGTATTCACCAAGATGGTGTACTGAAAAATCCATCTACGTATGAAATTATAACTCCAGAAATGGTCGGTGTTCGTTCCAACACACTTTTCCTTGGAAAACACTCGGGTCGTCATGCTTTTCAAGATAATGTGAAAAAGTTGGGTTATGATTTATCAGAGGAAAAGCTTCAAGAAGCGTTTAATGAGTTTAAATTACTGACAGATCGTAAAAAAGATGTAACCGATGAAGACTTGTTTACCATCTTAATGGAAGTACAAACCGATATGACGAAAGTAGACAAATACCAGTTGGAAATGTTCCAGGTTCAATATGGAACGGCGAATATACCGACAGCTACAGTACGTTTGAAAACACCAGCTGGAAATGCGGTTGAAACTGCTTGTACAGGTACAGGAAGTGTAGAAGCATTGTATAAAACGCTTGATGCCTTAATTGAAGAGGACTTGAAATTAGTGGATTATCAGCTGAACTCTGTTGGCGGCGGAAAAGATGCCCTTGCCGAAGCTCATGTACAGCTTGAGGTCAATGGAGAAAAGGTGAATGGCAGAGGAGCTGCTCAAGACGTGATAGAAGCATCTGCAACTGCATTTTTAAACGGTGTGAATCGTTATATTGTAGGACAGAATACAACCTTGAAAAAAGAAGTTGTGAAATAG
- the ilvC gene encoding ketol-acid reductoisomerase has product MSKVLYEKDVQKEVLQGKKIVVVGYGSQGHAHAQNLRESGHDVVVGLRPGKSQVKAEEDGFTVLPVAEATREADVVMVLLPDELQPYVYQESIRDNLKPGSAIAFAHGFNIHFRQVVPPSDVDVFMIAPKGPGHLVRRTYEDGAGVPALYAVEQDVTGNAKQIALAYADGIGAARAGILGTTFQEETETDLFGEQSVLMGGLTHLIKAGFETLVEAGYQPEVAYFECCHEVKLIVDLIYEGGFENMRYSCSDTAEWGDYVSGPRVINEETKGRMKEVLNDIQSGEFAKGWIQENQTNRPMFNAINRQENNHLITSVGRELRELMPFVKQPIQQKQKDVNNHVTN; this is encoded by the coding sequence ATGTCAAAGGTACTTTATGAAAAAGATGTTCAAAAAGAGGTATTGCAAGGAAAGAAAATTGTGGTGGTAGGTTATGGCTCACAAGGGCATGCACATGCACAAAATCTCCGTGAGAGTGGTCATGATGTTGTTGTAGGTCTAAGACCTGGTAAGTCACAAGTTAAGGCAGAGGAAGATGGGTTCACCGTTTTACCGGTAGCGGAAGCAACGCGTGAGGCAGATGTTGTCATGGTACTTTTACCAGATGAACTTCAGCCATATGTTTATCAGGAAAGCATTAGAGATAATTTAAAACCTGGTAGTGCGATTGCATTCGCCCATGGGTTTAATATCCATTTCCGTCAAGTGGTTCCACCATCGGATGTGGATGTGTTCATGATAGCACCAAAAGGACCGGGACACTTGGTACGTAGGACATATGAAGATGGTGCAGGTGTACCGGCACTTTACGCGGTTGAGCAAGACGTAACTGGAAATGCCAAACAAATTGCTCTTGCATATGCAGACGGAATTGGAGCAGCTAGAGCTGGTATTCTGGGAACCACTTTTCAAGAAGAAACCGAGACCGATCTATTCGGTGAACAATCTGTCTTGATGGGTGGCTTGACGCACCTCATTAAGGCTGGATTCGAAACATTGGTTGAGGCAGGTTATCAGCCGGAAGTTGCTTACTTTGAATGTTGTCATGAAGTGAAACTAATCGTTGATCTGATCTATGAAGGCGGATTTGAAAATATGCGCTATTCGTGCTCGGATACGGCGGAATGGGGCGACTATGTTTCCGGACCACGAGTGATTAATGAGGAAACAAAAGGACGAATGAAAGAAGTGCTTAATGATATTCAATCAGGTGAATTTGCCAAAGGATGGATCCAGGAAAATCAAACAAACCGACCAATGTTCAATGCGATTAATCGACAGGAGAACAACCATCTCATTACATCTGTTGGAAGGGAGTTACGGGAGTTAATGCCTTTTGTGAAACAGCCAATCCAACAAAAGCAAAAGGATGTGAATAACCATGTCACAAATTAA
- the ilvN gene encoding acetolactate synthase small subunit, translating to MKRIIIATVQNQSGVLNRVTGMLNKRQFNIDSISVGSSETEGIAKMTFVVDVSDPQKLEQLTKQLNKQIDVIKVSDITDKAMVARELALIKVGGSGSLRAEIQGIITPFRASVIDVSKDSLTIQVTGKPDKVEALITLLRPYGIKELTKTGVTAFLRGQQPAKQVTEINSFSV from the coding sequence ATGAAGCGAATTATCATAGCAACCGTTCAAAATCAAAGTGGAGTTCTCAACCGAGTTACCGGAATGTTGAATAAAAGGCAATTCAATATTGACAGTATATCCGTGGGGAGCTCCGAAACGGAAGGCATAGCCAAAATGACATTCGTCGTTGATGTTAGTGATCCCCAGAAGCTGGAGCAATTGACAAAGCAATTAAATAAACAAATTGATGTCATAAAAGTATCGGATATTACCGATAAGGCAATGGTCGCAAGGGAACTCGCACTTATAAAAGTTGGTGGCAGCGGCTCATTACGAGCGGAGATTCAAGGCATTATTACACCATTTCGAGCTTCTGTCATTGATGTGAGTAAAGATAGCTTAACCATACAGGTTACAGGTAAACCGGATAAAGTCGAAGCTTTAATTACATTATTAAGACCTTATGGAATCAAAGAACTGACAAAAACAGGTGTCACTGCATTTTTGAGAGGTCAGCAACCAGCAAAGCAGGTAACAGAGATTAATTCATTTTCCGTATAA